Genomic segment of Parachlamydia sp. AcF125:
TTTACCAGCATTTCATTCCTCATAAAGCGGTTATTTGGAGGTATCCTGACGATGAATTGCTGTTTAATCTTTTACCGTTTGTAAAAGAGCAAGTTCCTCTCCATGATCAAACAACTCTTTATATCTGCTATGGTAAGCAATGTGATTATCCACTTGTCAACCTATCGGAGATGCTTAAAGCAATTGGCAAGCTTTAATCTATATTTAAAAATTTATTTTAACCCGTATTTTGGGCAGCTCACACAAATTTTCTTGTGCTCAGTCCAAAACTTTGCTAACATGCTGCCTTGAAATAAGCGAGTCATTTGCAAGGGACAGGGGTCATTTCTTTCCTCTTGGTAGCCTATGCAGCGCTGAAGACACGATAAATAAGGAGAAATTTTTTATGGGCGTTTCCACTCTGAAATTAGATTCAAAGGTACCTTTAACCGATCTTATTGAGAAAGCCAACCAAACACTCACTGATAATCCGACCTGGACCGTTTCCACTCGCTTGAATGTAAGAAAACCGGGTAATTGCTTCATTGAATGGTTGCGCTATATTTTTTGCTTTGATTCCACTTCTTCATGGGGCTATAAAAAGACAGCAGCAAAGCTTCATGCTTTAATTGAAAATAACCCTGTTCAAATTCCTCATGCAGGGCATTCCTGGAATTCTCAATTTAAAAGAGAGATGGGAAATATTTTAACAAGGGTTTTACGCATCACCGAAATAGCCGAAGGTGGAGAAATTAAGGTTGACCCCGCGTTTACAAAAAGGCAGAAGAGGGTAGATGAAATTAAAGCCATCTATCGCCGCACGATGGATCTTTTAGATAACATTTCTCATTCTGACGAAGTAAAAGACGCTCAAGATAAATACGCAGAAGCTTGGGAGAATGTAAAAAAGGTTGAAGCCCAACTAAGAGCGAAAGAAGAAGCAATCAGCACCCTAACGGATCAAATTAGCGCTACAGAAACAAGTATCCAAGAAAAGCGAGAGGCTCTAAATAAACTTGAACAGGAGAAGGGGGACTCCCCAGAAATAGAGGGTTTAAAGGGCGAGGTAGAGGTTCTTGACTCTCGTTTATCAGACCTTCAAGAAAAGCTTATAAATGTGAAGAAAGAGAAATCTGCAGCTGACCAAGAAGAAACTAACTCTGTAATGGAAAGAGGCCAACGATATAGCCAGCTAATTAGTCTACAGACAAAAAAGACCGCTTAAACGGCAGACCAGCCAACCTATCCAATTCTTGTGTGCAAGGTTGTTCCTTTGCATTATAGAAAAGGGTTTTATCATCAAAGGAGCTAAGGCTCCTTTGATGTTTTTAATGGCAGGGGATCTATCTTTGAATGATCTCCCTTAAGTTGTCCTAGACAATACTTGACCTGACAAACGATTGTCTATCGGAGTATTTATTTGGCTTCGTCCCATCCGGCCAGTTGCGTGGCGTCCGTTGAAGTCGATCAGGTCGCTATCTTTCATTTCGCCTAGGCGTACATCAGCCTTTTTGGCTAGTTGATGGTCTTCGTATTCTTCGACCTCCCGAATAAGCAGCTCAGAAGCAAAATTTTTCAAGGATTGTCCTTTCTTGGCGCAAAGCATCTTGAGAAAGGGATAATGCTCCCTAGGGAACTCGAAATTTAGTCGAACGGTATTTTTCATGGTTTTTTTTCCTTCAATTTCCCACAGATGAAGCTTTATTTAAAATGTTATTTTTAATAGCCCGGGACGTTTCTAAAAATGGAGATAGCTAGGCTTAACACATGACTGGAATGATTTACCCTGAAAAATTGACAGATTCTTCTTTACATTTTTAAGAGTTCAGAATGAGATCCTATCCTTTCAAACAAGGCTTCCCTGCTCTCTGGAAAAATTTTATAGATTAATAAGACGTCGTTCTTAACATGACATTCCCTTCTGCCCATCCAATTTCCTGTTAAGGTGTGATCTTTATAAATTACTGGTAAAGGTTCTTCTTTTAAGATATACATCATCACTATTTTTAGTTCTTTCAAGACTTCTTTTTTATGCTCGTATTTTTTAAGATCTTTTTTAAATTGCTTAGTGTTTATCGGTGTCAACATTGTCTAGTCCCATTGCTTCCCAAAACTCATCATTATTTTTATAACGCTCTAGATTCTCTCCTTTGTCACTCTCTTTCATTGTTTTAATGGTAAGTTCATTTGGTCCATAAGTTTCACAAAGTGGGCAACGTTTTTCTTTTTCTTCTACTAAGGAAAGCAAAAATTCATTCATGCTTTTATCTTCTTGAGCTGCTAGCATGCGAATTTTTTTTCTTTGTTCAGCTGAGCAAACCAGGCTTATCCTCACTTCTGCATTAGGGGATTTTTTTGATTGTTTTGGTATAGACATATCTCCTCCTTTTCACTACATTTTCATGATAACATAAAAATTCAATTTATGCAAATACTCAATTTACTCAATTTAGTGATAAACTCTCATAAATCAATTCAGTTAAGAAAACTAGATTTATGTTTTTATTCCTCGTGCCTGATATTCCAGCGCTAGAGGCTTGATTACTAAAATAGGCGATCAGGGGATGTTCAAACCTAATGCAAAACTCTCGATAGGTCAAGAAATGCTAAGGTGATCGAGCTTGGAGAAAGCGATAGATCGGGAACTTATTAAAATTGATGTCCTCAGGAGCGTCAAAATTTAGACGAGGAAGCTATTCGCTTAGTCTCTCAAAGCCTCTTTTTGAGAGATCCTTTGCTGCAAAATATAAGAGATAATGGACAAAAAGCTCTAATAGTGGACACTACAGGGGCATTCATCAAAAGATTTTACAAAGAGGGTCGAGACATCATCCTCAATCCTTTCGATGAAAGAGGGCTGAAATGGCATCCTTACGGTTGCAGAAATTACCGAATGTTTTCCAAGTGTTTCATTTGCTTTTCGGGAAGAATTCAACCTGCAAGCCGCTTTTAGAGCTTTCTAGGAAACTTTATAGCCGAGAGAGTCAGCGGCACAGAAGTTTATGGGTTCATTTGAGAGAAAACCACAATGGAACTTGCGGCAGATGCGCGGCATAGAACTTTTCGAAATTACAGTAAGCTGCATTGCCCTTGTTAAAGTCGCTGATCCAAGTAAACGGTTGGTACTAAAGTTCAAAGAAGCTGCCTATTCCTTTTCCTTTCGTCCTAATTGCTTAGAGTGAATAACTTAAGGATCCAATTCTGCTCTCCTATCAACGAAGGGTTGACCTGAATTTTGTTAAATTATATATAGTGTTATAAAATTTTTCCAAAATGGACGCAAAAAAACAAATAGATAGGGAATACCGCATTAGCGAGTAGGAACGGGGTAACACAAGGAATAAGGGTATGATGTTAGACGTAGGCGGATATGACAGAAGAGATTTTTATCATGCGGGAGAGGTAGACGCAACAGAATCAAGTTCTTTATCACCCCGAATAGCGCGCAAAAATTTGGCTCCAGAAGTGAGAGAAT
This window contains:
- a CDS encoding type II toxin-antitoxin system YafQ family toxin, with product MLTPINTKQFKKDLKKYEHKKEVLKELKIVMMYILKEEPLPVIYKDHTLTGNWMGRRECHVKNDVLLIYKIFPESREALFERIGSHSELLKM